In the genome of Macrobrachium nipponense isolate FS-2020 chromosome 42, ASM1510439v2, whole genome shotgun sequence, one region contains:
- the LOC135213036 gene encoding ceramide synthase 6-like isoform X1, with the protein MLLYTATCTIATAGSFSEIMVSVEGEGMAEESMTSWFWDTEVWLPPGYTWESLNQAKDFEYPRFLDIWTYPFAIAAAFIILRYFILTPYVFIPFALRTGITSICARPPLPNATLEKIFGKYRTRAPVEIILEGAKKEGLTERQVERWLRQKAASTRTTDVGKFLDCIWQVVYYSLYTIFGVVVLWDKPWLWDIRHCWYRFPEQSVEVDVWWYYMVALGFYWCMTLTHFIQHHRKDSAQMFLHHVLTIMLITFSWTCNFIRAGTLVLLVHECTDIPMLIAKIFSLYKRQDLMDKFFGVFLLLWLATRTGLYPFWIMRSTLFEAHLILNWMYPVYYIFNGMLIALLVIHCIWTYFILRIVIRKLRNQEVQDIRSSSDYSAEDDDSVELKKES; encoded by the exons ATGTTGTTGTACACAGCGACGTGCACCATAGCGACAGCTGGGAGCTTTTCCGAAATCATGGTTTCGGTTGAAGGAGAAG GGATGGCGGAAGAAAGCATGACCTCGTGGTTCTGGGACACCGAAGTCTGGCTTCCTCCGGGCTACACGTGGGAATCTCTTAACCAAGCGAAGGACTTCGAATACCCGCGCTTCCTGGACATATGGACTTACCCTTTCGCTATAGCGGCTGCCTTCATCATCCTGCGCTACTTCATCCTCACTCCATACGTGTTTATACCCTTTGCCCTGCGCACTGGTATCACCAGCATCTGTGCGCGGCCACCTTTGCCAAATGCCACCTTGGAAAAGATTTTTGGGAAATATCGAACTCGTGCACCTGTTGAAATTATTCTAGAAGGGGCCAAGAAAGAAGGTCTAACTGAACGACAGGTGGAACGCTGGCTTCGGCAGAAAGCTGCGTCCACTCGCACGACTGATGTGGGGAAATTCCTTGACTGCATATGGCAAGTAgtttactattctctctatacAATATTTGGTGTCGTTGTTTTATGGGATAAACCATGGCTCTGGGACATTCGTCATTGCTGGTACAGATTCCCGGAGCAGAGCGTCGAGGTTGACGTGTGGTGGTATTACATGGTGGCGCTGGGATTCTACTGGTGCATGACATTAACCCATTTCATCCAGCATCATCGCAAAGATTCGGCCCAGATGTTTCTCCATCATGTCCTGACTATTATGCTGATTACCTTCTCGTGGACGTGCAACTTCATCCGCGCGGGTACCCTGGTGCTGCTGGTCCATGAGTGCACTGACATTCCCATGCTCATTGCTAAGATTTTCTCTTTGTACAAACGTCAAGATCTCATGGATAAGTTCTTTGGTGTGTTCCTATTGTTGTGGTTGGCCACACGTACAGGTTTATACCCTTTTTGGATCATGAGAAGCACATTGTTTGAAGCTCATTTAATTTTGAATTGGATGTAtcctgtttattatattttcaatggTATGCTCATAGCATTGTTAGTGATCCATTGCATTTGGACATACTTTATTTTAAGGATTGTGATAAGGAAGCTTAGAAACCAGGAAGTTCAAGACATAAGATCGTCATCTGATTATTCAGCAGAGGACGATGACAGTGTTGAGCTCAAAAAGGAATCCTAA
- the LOC135213036 gene encoding ceramide synthase 6-like isoform X2, giving the protein MAEESMTSWFWDTEVWLPPGYTWESLNQAKDFEYPRFLDIWTYPFAIAAAFIILRYFILTPYVFIPFALRTGITSICARPPLPNATLEKIFGKYRTRAPVEIILEGAKKEGLTERQVERWLRQKAASTRTTDVGKFLDCIWQVVYYSLYTIFGVVVLWDKPWLWDIRHCWYRFPEQSVEVDVWWYYMVALGFYWCMTLTHFIQHHRKDSAQMFLHHVLTIMLITFSWTCNFIRAGTLVLLVHECTDIPMLIAKIFSLYKRQDLMDKFFGVFLLLWLATRTGLYPFWIMRSTLFEAHLILNWMYPVYYIFNGMLIALLVIHCIWTYFILRIVIRKLRNQEVQDIRSSSDYSAEDDDSVELKKES; this is encoded by the coding sequence ATGGCGGAAGAAAGCATGACCTCGTGGTTCTGGGACACCGAAGTCTGGCTTCCTCCGGGCTACACGTGGGAATCTCTTAACCAAGCGAAGGACTTCGAATACCCGCGCTTCCTGGACATATGGACTTACCCTTTCGCTATAGCGGCTGCCTTCATCATCCTGCGCTACTTCATCCTCACTCCATACGTGTTTATACCCTTTGCCCTGCGCACTGGTATCACCAGCATCTGTGCGCGGCCACCTTTGCCAAATGCCACCTTGGAAAAGATTTTTGGGAAATATCGAACTCGTGCACCTGTTGAAATTATTCTAGAAGGGGCCAAGAAAGAAGGTCTAACTGAACGACAGGTGGAACGCTGGCTTCGGCAGAAAGCTGCGTCCACTCGCACGACTGATGTGGGGAAATTCCTTGACTGCATATGGCAAGTAgtttactattctctctatacAATATTTGGTGTCGTTGTTTTATGGGATAAACCATGGCTCTGGGACATTCGTCATTGCTGGTACAGATTCCCGGAGCAGAGCGTCGAGGTTGACGTGTGGTGGTATTACATGGTGGCGCTGGGATTCTACTGGTGCATGACATTAACCCATTTCATCCAGCATCATCGCAAAGATTCGGCCCAGATGTTTCTCCATCATGTCCTGACTATTATGCTGATTACCTTCTCGTGGACGTGCAACTTCATCCGCGCGGGTACCCTGGTGCTGCTGGTCCATGAGTGCACTGACATTCCCATGCTCATTGCTAAGATTTTCTCTTTGTACAAACGTCAAGATCTCATGGATAAGTTCTTTGGTGTGTTCCTATTGTTGTGGTTGGCCACACGTACAGGTTTATACCCTTTTTGGATCATGAGAAGCACATTGTTTGAAGCTCATTTAATTTTGAATTGGATGTAtcctgtttattatattttcaatggTATGCTCATAGCATTGTTAGTGATCCATTGCATTTGGACATACTTTATTTTAAGGATTGTGATAAGGAAGCTTAGAAACCAGGAAGTTCAAGACATAAGATCGTCATCTGATTATTCAGCAGAGGACGATGACAGTGTTGAGCTCAAAAAGGAATCCTAA